gttttccttttcttaaggTTTACCGGCTAAAGTATTTAGAGACAATGTACGGTAATATTTTCAACTAAGCTTATTCAATGAAACAATTACGCACATGCACATGCAGAATGAAAATGACAAATATAATATGAAAACATATGAATCTAGGTGAAGGATATATGTGTGTTCTTTGCAATTTTCTTGCAACTAACTATCTGTAGTAGAGACATTTGcaataataaaaatttggagagaaagaacataattatatgccattttatttcaatttgaaaacagaaaaaagtgaccaatttctaggaaaaaaaataacttacaaaactggctcaaggggtgcctgggtggctagtgagttaaagcctctgcctttggctcaggtcatgatctcggggtcctgagattgagccccgcatcgggctctctgctcagcggtgagcctgcttctccctctctctctgcctgcctctctgtctacttgtgatctctctgtctgtgaaataaatgaataaaatcttaaaaataaaactggctcaAGAAGGAATAGCCAATCTGAATTGTTCTATAACCATACAAAAATATATGACTAgtaaaaagcttttttaaaaaaccaggcTTCTCCGCTGACTTCTGACAAATCACAGGCAAAAATACTTTCAATGTGACCTGAATTCATAGACAAACTAGAAAAAGAGGGAGCTACCCTAAAACCTTTTCTGAGGATACAATAACCTGGATACTAAATCCTGTCAAGGACAAGTTGAGAAAGGAAAATCACTGATCAGTCACACACTCATGATAAAGAAGCAAGAATCAGTAAcagaatattagcaaactgaattctaCAGGATATAAGAAGGAAACCAGAAGGCTCTATGATGAAACTGGATCCATCCCAGACACACAAACTTGATTTaacttcagaaaataaattgCTACAATATTCCACATTCACAAATTACAGGAGATCATTGTGAACctcaaattcagaaaaataattggtGGGGTACAGTATCTGTTCGTAAtgtatttttcacaattttttaaaagttcaagatttttttttaattagaggatTTTTAACTTCTGAGTCTTTTGCGAAAGCAAAATTAATGCAACACAAACCAGAAGAtctaattaataaatttaacaacAAGCCGAAGTAATTTTGTTACATGAAGTAACCCATTTATTATAGGCTAGCAGTGTCTCAAATGTGGGAGCTTCTGCTGCTCTTTCAACTCCTTCAGCCTTATGATGGCCAACTTTACTGTGACTGCAGAAGTGGTATTGTACATCCAGGCAACACCAGCAACAGTTTTCATTCAGGAGCCACAGTGCCAGATCCCCACAGCTCGTCTTCTCATCTTGGTTTTGCCACAAAAGGAGCAAGTGTACTTAGCATACTGCTTTATTTCAATCTTCAGCATTTTGCCGAGGGAAGCACCATAACAGGTTCCATATTTACCCGCAGTTCCAACCTTCTTGGTGCATTTAGCCATGTTGCCGCAAATTAGGTCTGAGCCCAGGGAGCAAAGTTCAAGATTATGGAGACAGAATTTGCGTTAAGGTCTATGAGTCCTTCCAAACTCATACTGTTAGGGAACCACGACCACAGACTACAAAATTTTCATCACCCGCCAAACCCAAAGTGTTCTGAGAGGTAaaccccttctctcaaccccagacactggcaaccactgatctgttgcCTGTCCCTATGGTTTGGACGTTGTAAGAATGTCACAAAAATGGAATCCTATGGTATGCAGACTTTGCACTTGTCCTTCAAGAAAGGGACCCACACACATGGCATGTCTGGAGGTGCCATGTACCATTGCTCACCTGGGTAGTAGTTACATGGCTTGATCACTTCCTATCCATTTATCAAATTGCAGGCTTTCCACAATCATGTATACATATGGTGtaacataaatataattaatcCTTACCTTCCTGTAATTTATCCTATCTTTGTGAAGGTTATTTATTAAATAGcgattgttttcctttaaaagacaGTGGGAAAGTCAGGACAGCAGTCACCTCAAGAAAACTGGGGAGACAAGTGACTGGCATGGGGCAAAAGGAGGGCTTCAACTTACCGTCAAAATTTCTCTAAATCTGAGCGGTAGTTACTAGGATTCCAACCtgacaagagcccagggccactgAGCACCCTCTAGTGATGCCAATGGTGCCCGCGGGGATCATGCAGGTACAGGTCACATGACCACCCTGACACCCACAATGTGCGGGCGAGCCAAACCCAGCGAACACGGGAAAGAGTCTTCCCACCTTAAGGTCAGTTCAGTAGCACGCAGAATGTAGCTCATTAGCACCCCACCGCTGCCATACAAGCTAACATATGAGCCGATTCCAGGAATTAGgacgtggacatctttggggaccaTGCCTGTGCCCTCCACGCCCAGCGCCGTCTCTGGTGCGcaccccctcctgccctccttgggTGTGCCCATCCCCCTCAAGCGTTGGCAGAGAAAGGGTGGCCAGTGGTGCTGGTGCCGgaggaggtagagagggaggcaTCTGCCGGGGGCCTGGGCAGGCAGCCGAACGAGGCCGGACGGGGCCTAGGGCTCCCCAGGCCAGTCGCCACTGCCTCCCTGGCTGCAGTGGAAACCGAAAGGGGCACTAAATAAAGGCAGGGGACccacctcctcctttcccctggtGCCCACACGTACTCCCTTAATCTGTGCCTCACCATCTGCCACTCGCTTCCCCCTGGGATGGGAAGGTGCCGAGCCACAGCCTGTGATGCATGTGTTTACAGCAACAGGACTGTGGGTGACACGCTCTGAATATGGAACAGAGCTCGTGTGCTCAGACGATAGAAGGGAGGCTGGCAAAACTAGTCAGCCAGGACTGTGACCAGACCATCCTCGACCCACTCTCCACTTCCTGGCGCTGGCCACGATCGCTCTGTGCCCCCGGGGGAGCTGTGGGAGCTGGATGTCTCCCCACTCACACCTTGACCGCGCGAAGGCCCACGGACACCCCAGCCAGAAGGGTCTCTCCCAAACACATTCCCGCAGACGACAGCGCACCGTGTTACCCGCCAAGAGAGAATCACAGGGTCCGGGTGAAGGCCGGAGCCCCGCAACCAGGCCCACCTTCTCAAGCGAGGGGTTTGGAAGGACAGGACCGAGTCCCACGGACGTGCCTCCCCAGGCTGAGGTCTGTGCTTGTCCCACCCGGTGCGGGATGGTCTGGCCACCTGAGTTGGTGGCGCAGACGTGCCAGGGAAGGCAGGCTGAGAAGAGGGCGCAAGGGGGGAACCAAGTCGGCCCAGTCTTCCCCACGGGGAAGCCAGTCTCTACTTCCCATCCTCACTGTGCCCATCCTGCCCTTGTCCCCGTTAGCACCTGGCAGAGCAGTCTccggagcaagctccctgctgctAAGATGAGGCCCGCCCCGGCCACTCCGAGGTAGCCttccctcccactgcccttccttcAACACACCCAGGAGGGCTCAGACCTCAGAGGATCACAGAGTCGGATCCTCAGCCTCCTCTGGGGGCCCGTGACACTGAGCATCCCTGCACCCCGTCCGGGGGCTCTGGGGACTTCCACATCATTTCCCTCCAGTTATACCCATTTAACGGCACCCCCTGAAAGGTAGGGCTGCCCCTTGCTTCCGCTCCTTCAATCCCTTGTAGGCCCTTGACCACAGTCTCCTCTCCCTTAACACCCTGAATCACCTCGCTGTCCGTCCACGGACATGATCTTATCCCCGATtagttttattctctctctctctctctctctcacacacacacacacacacacaccaatacaCACACCAACCATGACCCTCGAACCCCCAGCCCGCTTTCTGTGCCCGAAACACCCGGTCTCTCAGGAAGGGTGTCTGGTCTGGCAGAGGCGACCCTCACCTCACTCAGACCCAGCTCTGACCCTCTGAGTCTCAGGCCACACAGCCCTGGGCCCCGGCTGAAGGAAGGAAGCCATCCCCGCCCATCAGCGAGGGCGACATGGAACACGGAGTCTGGACTAAATCTCCTGTGACCTGAAGGAGCAGTCGGGGAGCCTGAGCGGGGACACGGAAATAGCGCCTCCAGAAAAATCTGGGCCATGGTGGAGGTCAAACAGCATTGGAAGAGGACTACGCGGGCACATCGAGACCCGTCACGCACCCTTGCCATGGAAGGGGATGGCCACTTTGCAACCAAGGGACCGGAGACGACCACGCTGGAGGAGGGGGTGAGGTGATTTggacaggagggaagggagagctcCGGTGGCTAGCCCATCCGATTCTGGCTGCTGGCGGGCCCTTTGCCCCTGGTCGGCCCAGAGCCCCCACAAGCCTCATTGCGCCCACCTCCAGCCCAGAGACAAACCTGTGCTTTTCTGCCCGGTTCCCTGACCTTCCTGTACGGGTTCCCTGTACCTGCTCAACAACCCCACTGGGCTGTGACTTCTGCGTCCAACCCGCCACTGAACCCAAGGAGGGAGAAGTGACAGGGTTGGAAACCCAGCCTCAAGGCCCAGGGCtaaagaggagaggggaaggtgcACCAGTTCCCGCGCCAGTGGTCCTCGGGCGCGGTGGcaccagagggagggaaggactcCACAGAGGGCGCTGGGCCCAGGAAGGGCCAAGAGGAGCTCAGCTGTGCTTTCTAATGCCTGTTGAAgcacaggggcagggagggccagCGAGGGAAAGCCACAAGCCACGGGAGTGATCAAGGACGCTCAGACAGCAGAGcaggggggctgggaggagcaGGACAGTGATcccaaggagggaagggaagggggggctGAGGCTCTGGCAGGGGTCCTGAGTTCCTGCTGAAGGGGGAGGGGTCGGGGGCAGGGGATGAACGCGAAGCACCCCCAAGACTCAAAAAGAGGGGGACATGAGGGAAGAACCTCAAGGGGACCTGCGGGGGAAAGGGAGCAAATGCTCAGGTGGCCAGACAGAGCCCACGCAGACCCCAGAGGGGGCagccagcacccagcacaggccAACCCACTCTCCCCACAAGGAGAAGGCCTACCACAGGACCCAGGAGGCCCTGTTCAGGCAaaggctggggcagggagcaactccctgcccctccccgcccctcccctctcccacccctccccactgcacagCTCAGCCCCCTCACCCCACAGAGAGGGCAGACCACAGACCTGAgaggtactttatttttttttaaagattttagttatttatttgacagagagagatcacaagcaggcagagaggcaggcagagagagaggaggaagcaggctccctgctgagcagagagcctgatgctggcctctatcccaggaccctgagatcatgacctgagataaaggcagcggcttaacccactgagccacccaggcgcccctgagaggTACTTTAATTTGAAACTGCTGTgaatggggctggagagggggcaAAAGAACAGGGAGAGGAAGTCTTGGCCGAGGTCGAACAGGAGGGAACCGGCTTGGCCACAGCTCCCTGGCTCCAAAGGCACCAGATGCTCCTCGTGCGCAGAGATGCTGGGCTCAACCTGTCTGACAGAGCAGGCTCAGGGAGGAGCAGCAAGCCAGGGCCAGCCCCCGCCCTGCTGCACAGGCCGCCACCAAGGTGCAAAGGGGAATGGAGTGTGTAACACTCACTTCAGAGGCTCTGGAACTTGTCAGTCAGGGACCGCATGGCTGCTGAAACAGAGACAGGCGTAAGCAGACCCTCCAGACGTGGGGAGAGAGGAGCCCGTCCCCCTGTCCCCGTGGGGAACCGCCTAGCCCTGCAACCTGAAACCCCCTCCAGCCCCTATCCCAGGAGTGCAGGCCTGACTCACTCAGCCACCACCTCCACTCACTATGGACACATCCTCTAAAGGAACGCGATGTGCAGGTACTTCTCCAGCTTTGGGGCACATCCGACTCGGTCAGActcggacacacacacacacgcacacacacacacacatgcgacTCGGTCAGactcagaaacacacacacacacacacgcgcgcgcgcgcgccttGCAAGCCATACCAAGGAACTGTTAAAGGGAAAATCAAGGCGGCATCTGCAAACGTCCTAAAGGCGGGAGACCTGTGCGACCTGTTCCCGCCGGCAGAGCGGCCACGCAGGCGAGGCACGACTGAACCGCCTGTGCGCACACCTAGCTGCACACGCACTGTAGGCTCCCGGGTCAGGCCTGCCAGGGTCTCCTCCCCAAGGAACGGTGGTCCCTGGGAGGCCGCCTGCACCTGCAGCCCATCCCGGGTCCTGCCCTggggacccccaccccaccccgcagcctgcctctgccccagcccgGCCCCAGCCAGAGGTTCCTCATACCAAGCTGCTCTTTGAGATCGTCTATTTCTCTCTGTAGCACGAGACACTAGGCCAGCAGacagcagacacagagagagaaaccattAGTATCCTctggcttcctctctcctccacctccccctcTCCCGCGGGTACTACATCCCCAGGCCCAGTGGCTAGACCCCCAGAGGCTCCTCAGTGGAAAGGCGGCACCTTCCCTCTGTGGCGAGCAGATCGGGGTGGGCGGGCGGGGGCACCCAGGTCAGTCTAGCCTGGACCCGGATCCCACCCTCTAGTTTGGGCCAGCCTTTCTAGGAGCCACAGGAAGCATTACCCGAGGACAGTCCTGTGCGCCAGCTGGCGGCTGCTGCTGCCTCTCCGGCCTTGGGGGCTGGTCAAGTGGCTCCTGGTCACCTGAGACGGAAAGAACATCAAATCCAGCTTCCAAGGCCCCCAGGGAGGTGCAAAGGGTCTCAGGGGGGGTCCAACGTGAGGCAGCACCACCCTCTGCTGGCAACCAGTGGCCCCTGCTCCGCCAGCGGCTCCAACCTTCTCTCTGGACCCATCCCCCCTGTCCCCCAGGGGCAGCCAGCCCATCCTTGAGGGTGGGCCCCAGGGACCGTGGCTCTGGCTCGGACTCTTCCCAGAGCAGCATCGACAGTCAGGCCCTGGCAGGAGCAACGCGCCCAAACAGGACTCATCAGAAGAAAGGCTCCGTGCTGCTGAAAGGCTGTGTCTGGGGCTGCAGTTTGGGGCACTGCCACGCATCACCCCTGCTGCACAAACCCCACGTGGAGGGAGGACACGGCTTAAGGTCAATCCTGTCCACATCCCACATCCTGTGCGAGAAGCTGCCCGGGGAGGCGGGGCGCAGAACTGAGCCCCCAGCAGAGCCAGAggttcccctcctcctcccctctcccccgcaCTCCTCTGACACCCACAAGACTCACCGGAGGGTGCAGGCCCTCTGGGCAGGACGTCTCCCTGGCTCGGAGCCAAGGGTTCCGAGCTTCCTGGGACTTGGGGGGCTCTGGCCTGGAGGTCGCCAGTGCTGCATTCTCCACGATGCATGCACAAACAAGATGGCCCTGGCCTCTGTTTTGgaagctaaaagaaaaatttctcacCCATCTGGccttgggatgtgtgtgtgtgtgtgtgtgtgtgtgtgtgtaggtgtacCCACGTGTGTATAAGAGCTGAGGTGAGGCAGGGAATGGGCAAGGGAACTCGGAGCCCGATCTGGCTGGCACCTTCTCCCTCAATCAGCCCCAGGCCAGGAGGCAGGGCTGAGCCAGGGAGACGAGTAGGCCACTGACAAAGCCCAGGCAGCTAAAGCCTGAAGGGTTGTGCTCCAAACTTTGAAGGGGTTCCTGGCTTCCAATCAGCTACCAGTCCTCCCTTCATCCAGACCCCTctctgggggaaggaggcaggaaacGTGCCAAGGGTTCAGAACGGTGCCGGGCTCACACGCAGTGCTACCCCAGGTTAATACCTGCCCCTGTGAAAACGACCGACGAGCCGATCTGCCATCCCAGTGATCCCAATGACCCAGGGGCACCCACGGCAACCCCTGAAGTAGGGACAGAGGCAGCATGGGTAAAGAACTGGGCAGAGccggaggggcagggggagagcaagGGCAcccagagagaaggagcatggcCTACTCACCTGGCCCTTTGGGAATGCGTCTCTGCTTGAGTCAGTGCCTTCTCCTGCCGACGCCACCACCTCCGCCTCCCGAGTCCTCCTGGCCACCGATTTCTTCCCGGCCCCCGTGTGCTTGGGCTGTTTGATTCCCCAAGGGCCCACGGAATGCTTCTTGGACTTGCCAAGCAGCGGGACACCAGAGATTGGGGGGAAGGTGGCCGGTTCCACGGGAGCTGCCGAGACTCTCTGCCCCCAGGAAGGAAAGCTTTTCCCCGAGGCGACTCTTGAGGGGCCCCCTAGGGATTTCTTCTCCTGGGTCACCTTCCTCCTAGAGGTGGCCCGGGACAAGCcgcctgcagcagcagcagcagcagcagtcgCAGCAACAGCAGTAGCTCCCCGGTAGGTGGGCctgctctcccccttcccccagaccACACTCTGCATTTTCTTGGAGGAGGGCATGTCCAGCTCTCCGATGGCCTGCCTCTCCACAACCGAAGTGAATCCTCGGGGAGCCGAGGTCAGGAAAGGGCCCGGCACGTGCAGGAAATTCTCCCTGATGCGGAAATTCGAGTGTCTGGGTGTGTCCCCGGGATCCTCGGGGCTGCTGGGCTTGGCCTGGCCTCCTTCTTTGGAGTAAATGCTCACCCTCATCAGCTGTATCTCCCCGAACTCATCGGAGGACTCGGGGTCGGAAGGCAGCGGGGCGCCCAGGCCTTCGGcggtggcggcggtggcggcggagGGCCGCTGGCGATCCGCCCTGGCATTCGCCCTGCTCTTAGCGCCTCTTCTCGGGTTCCCCCAGGCTCGGCTGCCCTCGGGCCCAGCCACGCGCAGCCCGGCGGCGGCGGAAGGCGGCTGCGACTCCACGCGGCCCAGAACGAGCGCGCCTCGCCCACTGGGCCCCGCGTCGAGGCCCGCCCAACTGCCCGACGCTTCGGCTGCGCAGCTCTCGGGGGACGGGTTTCTCCGCAGGCCCAGGGCGTCGCGGTCTGTCAGCTGCTGCACGATGTCCGCCGCGGACTCGTCAGCCAGGTGGGCCGCGTAGTCCGGGGCGTCCCCCTTGTCGTCGGCCGGGGAGCCGGGGCGGCCTTCGCGGCCCCACAGCACCGGCCCTCCCGCTTCCAGCACTTCCCGCTCGGACTCGAAGCCCTCGGCGTCTGCGAACACGCCCTCGCCCTCGCCGCTCCGCGGCGGGCCCACATCCAGACCTAGTCCCGGGGCTCGCGGGGCCCACGGGGCCCCGGGGCCGAAGGGGCGGACGCCGGCCTGCTCCCCGCCCTCGGGGCCGAAACCCGCTCCCCAGACAGACCCCTCATTCGGAGCGCTCATGCTGGTGACGCCGCGCAGCCGGGCTTTGAGGGAGACGACCGCCCTGGTCCCGGCGCGACGGGTGAGAGGCGAGGGCGCCGGAGGGGCGGCGGGAGTCGCTCGGCGTCCAGACGACGCGGGCCCTCACCACAGGCTCCACGCCACGCGGTGTGGCGTTGAACGGCTCGAGATCGCCTCAAACAACGTGTGGCTTGCGCGCGCCTCCGACGGGACTGCGGCCGCTTCCTCATTGGTCCGCCCCCCACCAACCAGCGCGCCCCTTGTTGGCCCGCCCCTCGAGGCCCTAACCAATGGGGTCGAGCGCCATTGGTTCGCTCTGCAGCGGGTGGGAGTTGGGTGTCCGTGAGTCCTGGCGTTGCTTCGGGCTGTTCTGGTCCCGCCTCCCTTGCCCAGAACCTGCTTTCCACTTGGAATCACCGCTCTGAGCTTCCGTCTCTCCATCCACCGAGCCGGGGGCGGTGGCACCTGTCTCCCGGGTTTTGGGGACGAAAGGTCGGGACGGAGGTGAGGCACGGAGCGCACAGAGGATTCGCCggcctgttttccacagtggcactTAGGGCCAGATGGGAAACTGGGCACGGGAAGCCCGCAGTCACCGATCAGGGGATGGGGGGGCGGGAGGCGGGCATACTTTCCCTGCGAAGGGCCCAAGAGCAAACGATGTCATATTTACGCGCCTTTCAGTCTTTGTCGCAATCACTCGACCACGATGGACCATCAGGTTGGTCCGTGACTCTGCTCCGGGAACTGTATTGGCAGGCAGATCTGGTGCACAGGCCGGGCTTTGCCCCCCTCCTGCCGGCCCCTCTTCCTCTCCGAGGCGGTTCAAAAAAAAGAGGGAATCCCAGCGGCCAGTGCAGGCACCAAAAGTTGCTCACCATCACCATTGCCGGAAGTGTGAACTAAAACCTCGAATCGGTGTTCACAGTCTGGACTTGGGACGATCAAAGAGCTGAACCATTCCAAGGGTGGCAGTGGTTGTGAGCAAAGCGGTGCTTTTGCCCACTGCtgcgggtggggctgggggcccagggcAGCCTTTTGGGAGGTATTTGGCAGAATCGATGCAAAGCAACTTCTACAATAGGTGCCACATGCCCGGCGCTCACGTAAGCACTGTAGTTAACTAGTCACGCACCCACAAGACAGGCGTAGGGTTGAGGTACCCTCGGT
Above is a genomic segment from Neovison vison isolate M4711 chromosome X, ASM_NN_V1, whole genome shotgun sequence containing:
- the LOC122897290 gene encoding uncharacterized protein CXorf49 homolog; this translates as MSAPNEGSVWGAGFGPEGGEQAGVRPFGPGAPWAPRAPGLGLDVGPPRSGEGEGVFADAEGFESEREVLEAGGPVLWGREGRPGSPADDKGDAPDYAAHLADESAADIVQQLTDRDALGLRRNPSPESCAAEASGSWAGLDAGPSGRGALVLGRVESQPPSAAAGLRVAGPEGSRAWGNPRRGAKSRANARADRQRPSAATAATAEGLGAPLPSDPESSDEFGEIQLMRVSIYSKEGGQAKPSSPEDPGDTPRHSNFRIRENFLHVPGPFLTSAPRGFTSVVERQAIGELDMPSSKKMQSVVWGKGESRPTYRGATAVAATAAAAAAAGGLSRATSRRKVTQEKKSLGGPSRVASGKSFPSWGQRVSAAPVEPATFPPISGVPLLGKSKKHSVGPWGIKQPKHTGAGKKSVARRTREAEVVASAGEGTDSSRDAFPKGQLPKQRPGPSCLCMHRGECSTGDLQARAPQVPGSSEPLAPSQGDVLPRGPAPSGDQEPLDQPPRPERQQQPPAGAQDCPRCLVLQREIDDLKEQLAAMRSLTDKFQSL